A single region of the Sorghum bicolor cultivar BTx623 chromosome 9, Sorghum_bicolor_NCBIv3, whole genome shotgun sequence genome encodes:
- the LOC8076972 gene encoding uncharacterized protein LOC8076972, translating to MWALNNAKAGGPCLTPRHPAPPSLASPSTAAAAAGRRFLRRSPVWAPLVAVRASGGTRKDGPGGGEASSGEEADSKASSSGHDDASTPTGDTSAGLNQPHDETKTNKPINVSSSNYWRDVRANLVRREQELLVDPSTPTESKPSSGDPLQLPQKWAHAITMPEAGCVLVATEALDDDSIFERTVIFILRLGSRGTFDGPFGVILNRPLYTKIKHVNPTFQDQATPFGDSPLFFGGPVDMSMFLVRTDDSSRLKGFEEVVPGICYGFRTDLEKAAVLMKSGAIRTQDLRFYVGHAAWDYEQLLGEIRAGYWAVASCSTELISDALTGDPSCLWTEILQLMGGQYSELSEKPKQDSS from the exons ATGTGGGCCCTCAACAACGCCAAGGCCGGCGGACCCTGCCTCACGCCGCGGCACCCTGCGCCGCCCTCCCTCGCGTCGccgtcgacggcggcggcggcggctgggcgGAGGTTCTTGAGGCGCAGCCCCGTGTGGGCGCCCCTGGTGGCGGTGCGCGCGTCGGGGGGCACGAGGAAGGACGGTCCCGGCGGTGGCGAGGCCAGCAGCGGCGAGGAAGCCGATAGCAAGGCGTCGTCTTCCG GGCACGATGATGCATCTACCCCAACTGGGGATACCTCTGCTGGGTTGAACCAACCCCATGACGAGACGAAAACAAACAAGCCGATTAATGTTTCTAGCAGCAACTACTGGCGAGATGTCAGGGCAAACCTTGTGCGTCGGGAACAG GAGCTATTAGTGGATCCAAGCACTCCCACAGAGTCAAAGCCATCGTCAGGAGATCCATTACAGCTCCCTCAAAAGTGGGCTCATGCTATTACAATGCCAGAGGCAGGATGTGTTTTGGTTGCTACTGAGGCGCTTGATGATGATAGCATCTTTGAAAGAACCGTCATCTTCATCCTTAGACTTGGTTCAAGAGGTACGTTCGATGGCCCGTTCGGAGTTATCCTGAATCGTCCCCTCTACACAAAGATCAAGCACGTGAATCCAACGTTCCAAGACCAGGCAACCCCTTTCGGTGATTCCCCCCTCTTCTTCGGAGGCCCTGTCGACATGAGCATGTTCCTGGTGAGGACCGACGACAGCTCGCGTCTCAAGGGGTTCGAAGAAGTCGTACCGGGCATCTGCTACGGCTTCCGGACTGACCTTGAGAAGGCCGCCGTTCTGATGAAAAGTGGTGCGATCAGGACACAGGACCTGAGGTTCTACGTCGGGCATGCTGCCTGGGACTACGAGCAGCTGTTGGGTGAGATCAGGGCAGGATACTGGGCTGTCGCGTCTTGCAGCACGGAGCTGATCAGCGATGCCTTGACGGGCGATCCTTCTTGCCTCTGGACTGAGATACTGCAGCTGATGGGAGGCCAATACTCTGAGCTCAGCGAGAAACCGAAGCAGGACAGCTCGTAG
- the LOC8076973 gene encoding dehydration-responsive element-binding protein 1H, producing the protein MSRAASGGGAGTGRGGGGGAERAHRCRYRGVRRRAWGKWVSEIRVPGTRERLWLGSYAAPEAAAVAHDAAACLLRGGGGRAAGQAHLNFPDRAACYIVYGGSHGHGPPLSPRSVQRVASDAGMAADAQIVDARAAAAALAAPTTRVQPAAFAGIGAAQGGAQGAACAPPPYSDGASSSSSSTYWSTPSASASRTSSSTGSEQPLVFGDISVDDIEILV; encoded by the coding sequence ATGAGCCgcgcggcgagcggcggcggagCCGGGAccgggagaggaggaggaggaggagcggagcGAGCGCACCGGTGCCGGTACAGGGGCGTGCGGCGGCGGGCGTGGGGCAAGTGGGTGTCGGAGATCCGCGTGCCCGGCACGCGGGAGCGCCTGTGGCTGGGCTCCTACGCCGCGCCcgaggccgccgccgtcgcgcacGACGCCGCCGCGTGCCtcctccgcggcggcggcggccgagcGGCGGGGCAGGCCCACCTCAACTTCCCCGACCGCGCCGCCTGCTACATCGTCTACGGCGGCAGCCACGGGCACGGGCCGCCGCTGTCGCCGCGCTCCGTGCAGCGCGTCGCGTCCGACGCCGGCATGGCCGCCGACGCGCAGATCGTCGacgcgcgggcggcggcggcggctctcgCCGCGCCGACGACGCGCGTCCAGCCCGCCGCGTTCGCTGGCATTGGCGCCGCGCAAGGTGGGGCACAAGGCGCGGcgtgcgcgccgccgccgtataGCGACGGcgctagcagcagcagcagcagtacgtATTGGTCGACGCCGAGCGCGAGCGCCAGCAGAACCTCCTCCAGCACTGGCAGTGAGCAGCCGCTTGTTTTTGGGGATATTAGCGTAGACGACATAGAGATCTTGGTCTGA
- the LOC110430153 gene encoding uncharacterized protein LOC110430153 isoform X2 has protein sequence MRFFKESERSHYFQARRSLAGLHARPASPTRSLPFPYQPHTTPEQPWFDPSKKENKPRLRIHHAPVFLLLVWIMIFDLALDPNLVFQVHKLNRLGGWKGCAFNLIPSAFIITSSGQQCYMPLSSLPVLATEQILFNQVMSMSPFQCGKRPFRRNTENNDYLLWKKFLEMTQTLVEILL, from the exons ATGAGATTTTTCAAGGAGTCAGAACGATCTCACTATTTTCAG GCGAGGCGATCCCTAGCTGGCTTGCATGCCCGCCCGGCATCGCCCACGCGCTCGCTCCCGTTCCCGTACCAGCCCCACACCACGCCCGAGCAGCCATGGTTTGATCcctcaaaaaaagaaaacaaacccAGGCTCCGCATCCACCACGCCCCTGTT TTCTTACTGCTTGTTTGGATCATGATTTTTGACTTGGCGCTCGATCCAAACCTGGTATTTCAG GTGCACAAGCTCAACAGGCTCGGAGGCTGGAAGGGCTGTGCTTTCAATTTGATTCCTTCCGCATTCATTAT CACATCTAGCGGCCAGCAATGTTACATGCCTTTGTCAAGCCTGCCTGTCCTCGCCACCGAACAG ATTCTATTCAATCAAGTCATGAGCATGAGTCCTTTTCAATGTGGAAAAAGGCCATTCAGAAGGAACACAGAAAACAATGATTATCTTTTGTGGAAGAAGTTCTTGGAAATGACCCAAACATTAGTGGAGATTTTATTGTGA
- the LOC110430153 gene encoding uncharacterized protein LOC110430153 isoform X1 — MSPLKHDVGLLRWSYIIFILVAMYEQLPLKHVENNCSQARRSLAGLHARPASPTRSLPFPYQPHTTPEQPWFDPSKKENKPRLRIHHAPVFLLLVWIMIFDLALDPNLVFQVHKLNRLGGWKGCAFNLIPSAFIITSSGQQCYMPLSSLPVLATEQILFNQVMSMSPFQCGKRPFRRNTENNDYLLWKKFLEMTQTLVEILL; from the exons ATGTCACCCTTAAAACATGATGTCGGCCTACTGAGGTGGTCATACATTATTTTTATTCTCGTTGCAATGTACGAGCAGTTACCTCTAAAACATGTCGAAAATAATTGTTCACAGGCGAGGCGATCCCTAGCTGGCTTGCATGCCCGCCCGGCATCGCCCACGCGCTCGCTCCCGTTCCCGTACCAGCCCCACACCACGCCCGAGCAGCCATGGTTTGATCcctcaaaaaaagaaaacaaacccAGGCTCCGCATCCACCACGCCCCTGTT TTCTTACTGCTTGTTTGGATCATGATTTTTGACTTGGCGCTCGATCCAAACCTGGTATTTCAG GTGCACAAGCTCAACAGGCTCGGAGGCTGGAAGGGCTGTGCTTTCAATTTGATTCCTTCCGCATTCATTAT CACATCTAGCGGCCAGCAATGTTACATGCCTTTGTCAAGCCTGCCTGTCCTCGCCACCGAACAG ATTCTATTCAATCAAGTCATGAGCATGAGTCCTTTTCAATGTGGAAAAAGGCCATTCAGAAGGAACACAGAAAACAATGATTATCTTTTGTGGAAGAAGTTCTTGGAAATGACCCAAACATTAGTGGAGATTTTATTGTGA